The following proteins come from a genomic window of Micromonospora zamorensis:
- a CDS encoding alpha,alpha-trehalose-phosphate synthase (UDP-forming), whose protein sequence is MRQSSLVVVANRLPIDDSQAPDGACEWRRSPGGLVSALHPLLRHTPATWVGWAGGTGPAPALPDVDGVRMHTVALTPEDLRDHYEGFANATLWPLYHDAVEQPQHHRRWWEAYQRVNQRFAEATAEVAEPGGVVWVQDYHLQLVPGMLRALRPDLRIGFFLHVPFPPPELFMQLPRRAELLRGMLGADLVGFQRVQAAHNFAQLVTRVLELPATDRRIGIDDRVVRIGAFPVSIDTAEMGALAARPDVAARARRLRQDLGDPRQVILSVDRMDYTKGIEQRLKAYSELLATGDVKVRDTVLVQVAMPSRERVGQYQILRERIEREVGRINGEFGRVGEPAIHYLTQPFDRAELAALYRVADVMAVTPLRDGMNLVAKEYVAARVDDTGALLLSEFAGTAAELSQAYLVNPHDLEGLKQGLRAALRASPADVTQRMRAMRAHLHEHDIRAWARSYLRALDEGGALVGRLSSTDTNPDGVARVPRPATAPTASPATHQAGG, encoded by the coding sequence ATGCGACAGAGTTCCCTCGTGGTGGTGGCCAACCGCCTCCCCATCGACGACAGTCAGGCCCCGGACGGGGCCTGCGAGTGGCGACGCAGTCCCGGTGGGCTGGTCAGCGCGCTGCACCCACTTCTGCGGCACACCCCGGCGACCTGGGTCGGCTGGGCCGGCGGCACCGGCCCGGCCCCCGCGCTGCCGGACGTGGACGGCGTCCGGATGCACACCGTCGCGCTCACCCCGGAGGACCTGCGCGACCACTACGAAGGGTTCGCCAACGCCACCCTCTGGCCGCTCTACCACGACGCCGTGGAGCAGCCACAGCATCACCGTCGCTGGTGGGAGGCTTACCAGCGGGTCAACCAGCGCTTCGCCGAGGCGACCGCCGAGGTGGCGGAGCCGGGCGGGGTGGTCTGGGTGCAGGATTACCACCTGCAGCTGGTCCCCGGCATGCTCCGCGCGCTCCGCCCCGACCTGCGCATCGGGTTCTTCCTGCACGTGCCGTTCCCACCGCCGGAGCTGTTCATGCAGCTGCCCCGCCGAGCCGAGTTGCTGCGCGGCATGCTCGGCGCCGACCTGGTCGGCTTTCAGCGCGTGCAGGCGGCGCACAACTTCGCTCAGCTCGTGACCAGGGTGCTGGAGTTGCCGGCCACCGACCGCCGGATCGGCATCGACGACCGGGTCGTCCGCATCGGCGCGTTCCCGGTCTCCATCGACACCGCCGAGATGGGCGCGCTCGCCGCCCGCCCCGACGTGGCCGCTCGGGCCCGCCGGCTCCGGCAGGATCTCGGCGACCCGCGGCAGGTCATCCTCAGCGTGGACCGGATGGACTACACCAAGGGCATCGAGCAGCGCCTCAAGGCATACAGCGAACTGCTCGCCACCGGCGACGTCAAGGTCCGCGACACGGTGCTGGTGCAGGTTGCGATGCCGAGCCGGGAACGCGTCGGCCAATACCAGATCCTGCGTGAGCGCATCGAGCGCGAGGTGGGCCGGATCAACGGCGAGTTCGGCCGGGTCGGCGAGCCGGCGATCCACTACCTCACCCAGCCCTTCGACCGGGCCGAGCTGGCCGCGCTCTACCGGGTCGCCGACGTGATGGCGGTGACCCCGCTGCGCGACGGGATGAACCTGGTCGCCAAGGAGTACGTGGCCGCCCGCGTGGACGACACCGGCGCCCTGCTGCTCAGCGAGTTCGCCGGCACCGCCGCGGAGCTGTCCCAGGCGTACCTGGTCAACCCGCACGACCTGGAAGGGCTCAAGCAGGGCCTCCGCGCGGCGCTGCGGGCCAGCCCGGCCGACGTCACCCAACGGATGCGGGCCATGCGCGCCCACCTGCACGAGCACGACATCCGGGCGTGGGCCCGCTCCTACCTCCGGGCCCTGGACGAGGGCGGCGCCCTGGTCGGTCGCCTGTCCAGCACCGACACCAACCCCGACGGCGTGGCTCGGGTGCCGCGACCCGCCACCGCCCCGACCGCCAGCCCGGCCACCCACCAGGCCGGCGGCTGA
- a CDS encoding polyadenylate-specific 3'-exoribonuclease AS encodes MVYRYFYDCEFIEDGTTVDLVSIGVVDEYGREFYAVSTEFDDSRAVPWVRRNVLDKLPSPADRAWRSRERIRDDLYDFLVEPIRDRPGEQLELWAWFAAYDHVVLAQLWGAMPALPREIPRYTKELRQLWDDRGRPALPEADAARHDALVDARHNLARWRAMTTR; translated from the coding sequence ATGGTCTACCGCTACTTCTACGACTGCGAGTTCATCGAGGACGGCACCACCGTCGACCTCGTCTCGATCGGTGTCGTCGACGAGTACGGCCGCGAGTTCTACGCGGTCTCCACCGAGTTCGACGACTCCCGCGCCGTGCCCTGGGTCCGGCGCAACGTGCTGGACAAGCTGCCCTCCCCGGCGGACCGGGCCTGGCGGTCGCGCGAGCGTATCCGCGACGACCTGTACGACTTCCTGGTCGAACCGATTCGTGACCGGCCGGGCGAGCAGCTGGAGCTGTGGGCCTGGTTCGCCGCGTACGACCATGTGGTGCTCGCGCAGCTCTGGGGTGCGATGCCGGCGCTGCCCCGGGAGATCCCCCGCTACACCAAGGAGTTGCGGCAGCTCTGGGACGACCGTGGTCGGCCGGCCCTGCCCGAGGCGGACGCGGCCCGGCATGACGCTCTCGTCGACGCCCGGCACAATCTGGCCCGCTGGCGGGCGATGACGACCCGCTGA
- a CDS encoding 6-phosphofructokinase has product MRIGVLTGGGDCPGLNAVIRAVVRKGVATYGHEFVGFRDGWKGPLEGLSRPLDIADVRGILPRGGTILGSSRTNPFKIENGVERIKDNLAAQGVDALIAIGGEDTLGVATKLYELGVHVVGVPKTIDNDLGATDYTFGFDTAVNIAMEAIDRLHTTAESHHRTLVVEVMGRHAGWIALHAGLAGGANVILLPERQFDVEQVAGYVEKRFQHQYAPIVVVAEGAQPLDGQMVLANQELDSFGHVRLGGIGQWLAEQLEAKTGKEARTVVLGHIQRGGTPTAFDRVLATRLGLQAIDAVNDGDWGKMVAMQSTDIVRVPLAEATRELKTVPLERYAEAEVFFGS; this is encoded by the coding sequence ATGCGTATCGGCGTGCTCACCGGCGGCGGCGACTGCCCAGGTCTCAACGCGGTCATCCGGGCGGTGGTCCGCAAGGGTGTCGCCACGTACGGTCACGAGTTCGTGGGCTTCCGGGACGGCTGGAAGGGCCCCCTGGAGGGTCTGTCCCGCCCCCTGGACATCGCTGACGTCCGCGGCATCCTGCCCCGCGGCGGCACCATCCTCGGCTCGTCCCGGACCAACCCGTTCAAGATCGAGAACGGCGTCGAGCGGATCAAGGACAACCTCGCCGCCCAGGGCGTGGACGCGCTCATCGCGATCGGCGGCGAGGACACCCTCGGCGTGGCCACCAAGCTCTACGAGCTGGGCGTGCACGTGGTCGGCGTGCCAAAGACGATCGACAACGACCTCGGCGCCACCGACTACACCTTCGGCTTCGACACCGCTGTCAACATCGCGATGGAGGCCATCGACCGCCTGCACACCACTGCGGAGAGCCACCACCGCACCCTGGTCGTCGAGGTGATGGGCCGGCACGCCGGCTGGATCGCCCTGCACGCCGGTCTGGCCGGCGGCGCCAACGTGATCCTGCTGCCCGAGCGGCAGTTCGACGTGGAGCAGGTGGCTGGCTACGTCGAGAAGCGCTTCCAGCACCAGTACGCCCCCATCGTGGTCGTCGCCGAGGGCGCCCAGCCGCTGGACGGCCAGATGGTCCTCGCCAACCAGGAACTGGACTCGTTCGGTCACGTCCGCCTCGGCGGCATCGGCCAGTGGCTCGCCGAGCAGCTGGAGGCCAAGACCGGCAAGGAGGCCCGCACCGTGGTGCTGGGCCACATCCAGCGCGGTGGCACCCCGACCGCCTTCGACCGGGTGCTCGCCACCCGCCTGGGCCTGCAGGCCATCGACGCCGTCAACGACGGCGACTGGGGCAAGATGGTCGCGATGCAGAGCACCGACATCGTCCGGGTGCCCCTCGCGGAGGCCACCCGCGAGCTGAAGACCGTGCCGCTGGAGCGGTACGCCGAGGCTGAGGTGTTCTTCGGCAGCTGA
- a CDS encoding Crp/Fnr family transcriptional regulator → MEMRLPEPGDALTGVEMFAGLEPEVRQRVIAAAVPRTYRKGQLLFVENDPGESLIVLRRGAVAVFRTAPTGERAVLSVIRPPDVLGEVSLLDASTRSASAEAIEDCAALALSRGAFMELVHSNPRILDAVMRSLGGLIRRLTEQNADHVFLDLPGRVAKTLVRLAGESQAPMITIELNQSQLAEMAGGSRQSVNQAIGSFASRGWLRTEGRRIVVTDVAALRRRAGMNDR, encoded by the coding sequence GTGGAGATGCGCCTGCCGGAGCCGGGTGACGCGCTCACGGGTGTCGAGATGTTCGCCGGGTTGGAGCCTGAGGTACGGCAGCGTGTCATCGCCGCCGCCGTCCCACGCACCTACCGCAAAGGCCAACTGCTCTTCGTGGAGAACGACCCCGGCGAATCACTGATCGTGCTGCGCCGCGGCGCGGTGGCCGTCTTTCGGACCGCGCCCACCGGCGAGCGGGCGGTGTTGTCGGTCATCCGACCACCGGACGTGCTCGGCGAGGTTTCCCTGCTCGACGCGTCCACCCGGTCCGCCTCGGCGGAGGCCATTGAGGACTGCGCCGCGCTGGCGCTCTCCCGGGGCGCGTTCATGGAGCTGGTGCACTCCAACCCTCGCATCCTGGACGCGGTGATGCGCTCGCTGGGCGGGCTGATTCGCCGGCTCACCGAGCAGAACGCCGACCACGTCTTCCTCGACCTGCCCGGTCGGGTGGCCAAGACGCTGGTCCGGTTGGCCGGCGAGAGCCAGGCACCGATGATCACGATCGAGCTCAACCAGAGTCAGCTGGCCGAGATGGCCGGCGGTTCCCGGCAGAGCGTCAACCAGGCGATCGGCTCGTTCGCCAGTCGCGGCTGGCTGCGTACGGAGGGCCGCCGGATCGTGGTGACCGATGTGGCCGCGTTGCGCCGCCGCGCCGGCATGAACGACCGCTGA
- a CDS encoding ATP-binding protein, producing MTVHKPTGRYLTAADGGDNPGQGTRHRRRPVDLWGDVIAAQCGRCGRTAADGDRFCGGCGAELGAVCPHCLRPLASDVTFCTSCGSPRPGADRPAVVTPQEDRRRVSVLFVDLIDFTPYVERTDPEQVRGMQTGFFSAARRVVGQYGGVVEKYIGDAVMALFGAPIATETDALRCVRAGLELQRVLTRFAPTGSTELRFRVGVATGEALVDVAAARDGGQAIVAGDVVNTASRMQSVAPPGGVLVCGTTHALTKDAIRYEEQPPVTLRGRSSPTEVWLALSPLRRQPTDREPDTTPLVDREHELGMLVNALHRSLRDRRPQVVTIFGRAGIGKSRLLRELYRHTGRLVDEPLTWRTGRCPPFGENVTFAALADIVKSEAGILDTDPAGSAAQRLAAAVGELIGPGERDRVVDALRPLVGLPGTPLPAEEAESAWRRFLLALATRRPTVLVFEDLHWADDAMLRFVELLGAAARDVPLLLLCTARPELVDRDPSWAGTITGSVTITLPPLRDTGIAALYAHLFGQAAFSADMLTPLIEVAGGNPLYAHEYVRMLIEQGALRQSGRGWSLDKQLELTMPESVHAVIANRVDLLDANDRAVLLAASVVGVQFWPGAVAAALGQQVESVERSLRRLEQRDFVHEQAASTMAGQAEFRFRHVLVRDVCYQRLPRTERVARHERAADWLDALSHSRDTDLAEVLAHHRWAAHEIARSLGMQVRRYAGPARQALHRAARRAYALHGLDAAASHAGRALGLADDSDPVGRLQLELLSTEISFYRDGNAFLSGGGAEQVHTLADRLLSHGDNACAARAWTLLGQAAWLRADSSDALACLDRAVELFEPLPDTPQKADAYAEVGRLHMLNYERDPAVAAADTAAEIAERLGLTETRTNARITAATARYQSGDRVGLDELHAIVEFARAGQLLALPRATQNLAWAIREEGDWLRSDALLSAAPARTASGQTLTTSYSAEAMRAWFDGDFGRLLAAAEAFVDTPTGSWDMQVRGLRCCLLVLRDDEDPNDLTDALDTARRSGFHRLLWTMLSMAALCRALQGRDDEAAKLIEELDGCWSAVPALASGEWIAAAAYAAALSGRDAAVRVRTMLGRVGHRTPWSEAALRTVTAALAAADGDHRRSAELHLAAAETYGRIPDVSDRVLALALAAAELTRAGDPAGARTIRAEVRTFALRNDAPGLLALAGRPISPTGPAVAC from the coding sequence GTGACTGTCCACAAGCCAACAGGCCGGTACCTGACAGCGGCCGACGGGGGCGATAATCCCGGTCAGGGGACACGCCATCGGCGTCGACCCGTTGACCTCTGGGGGGATGTCATCGCCGCGCAGTGTGGACGCTGTGGACGCACGGCCGCCGACGGGGACCGCTTCTGCGGCGGCTGCGGCGCCGAGCTGGGCGCGGTGTGCCCGCACTGCCTGCGCCCCCTCGCCTCGGACGTCACGTTCTGCACGTCCTGCGGGTCGCCCCGACCGGGCGCGGACCGACCGGCCGTGGTCACCCCGCAGGAGGACCGCCGCCGGGTGAGCGTGCTCTTCGTGGACCTGATCGACTTCACGCCGTACGTCGAGCGCACCGACCCGGAGCAGGTCCGTGGGATGCAGACCGGGTTCTTCTCCGCCGCCCGTCGGGTCGTCGGTCAGTACGGCGGGGTGGTGGAGAAGTACATCGGAGACGCGGTGATGGCGCTCTTCGGTGCCCCGATCGCCACCGAGACCGACGCGCTGCGCTGCGTACGGGCCGGTCTGGAGCTGCAACGGGTGCTCACCCGGTTCGCGCCGACCGGCAGCACCGAGTTGCGGTTCCGGGTCGGGGTGGCCACCGGCGAGGCGCTTGTCGACGTGGCCGCCGCGCGCGACGGCGGGCAGGCCATCGTGGCCGGCGACGTGGTCAACACCGCCTCCCGGATGCAGTCGGTCGCGCCACCCGGAGGGGTGCTGGTCTGCGGCACCACCCACGCGCTCACCAAGGACGCGATCCGCTACGAGGAGCAGCCCCCGGTCACCCTGCGCGGGCGGTCGTCACCGACCGAGGTGTGGCTCGCCCTCTCCCCGCTGCGTCGCCAGCCCACCGACCGGGAGCCGGACACCACACCGCTGGTCGACCGGGAACACGAGCTGGGGATGCTCGTCAACGCCCTGCACCGGTCGCTGCGCGACCGGCGACCGCAGGTGGTCACCATCTTCGGCCGGGCCGGCATCGGCAAGAGCCGCCTGCTGCGGGAGCTCTACCGGCACACCGGCCGGCTGGTCGACGAGCCGCTGACCTGGCGCACCGGGCGCTGCCCGCCGTTCGGGGAGAACGTCACCTTCGCGGCGCTCGCCGACATCGTGAAGTCCGAGGCCGGCATCCTCGACACCGACCCGGCGGGCAGCGCCGCGCAGCGGTTGGCCGCCGCCGTGGGCGAGCTGATCGGCCCGGGCGAACGGGACCGGGTGGTGGACGCGCTGCGCCCGCTGGTCGGGCTGCCCGGCACGCCGCTGCCGGCCGAGGAGGCGGAGTCGGCGTGGCGTCGCTTCCTGCTGGCGCTGGCCACCCGGCGTCCCACAGTGCTGGTCTTCGAGGACCTGCACTGGGCCGACGACGCGATGCTGCGTTTCGTGGAGCTGCTCGGGGCCGCAGCCCGCGACGTGCCGCTGCTGCTGCTCTGCACCGCCCGCCCGGAGCTGGTCGACAGGGACCCGAGCTGGGCCGGGACGATCACCGGCTCGGTGACCATCACCCTGCCTCCACTGCGCGACACCGGCATCGCCGCCCTGTACGCGCACCTGTTCGGCCAGGCGGCCTTCTCCGCCGACATGCTGACCCCGCTGATCGAGGTGGCCGGCGGCAACCCGCTCTACGCGCACGAGTACGTCCGGATGCTGATCGAGCAGGGGGCGCTGCGTCAGTCGGGGCGGGGGTGGTCGCTGGACAAGCAGCTTGAGCTGACCATGCCGGAGAGCGTGCACGCGGTGATCGCCAACCGGGTGGACCTGCTGGACGCCAACGACCGCGCGGTGCTGCTGGCCGCATCGGTGGTCGGGGTGCAGTTCTGGCCCGGCGCGGTCGCCGCCGCGCTCGGGCAACAGGTCGAGTCGGTCGAGCGTTCGCTGCGCCGACTCGAACAGCGCGACTTCGTGCACGAGCAGGCCGCGTCGACGATGGCCGGGCAGGCGGAGTTCCGGTTCCGCCACGTGCTGGTCCGCGACGTCTGCTACCAGCGGTTGCCGCGCACCGAGCGGGTGGCCCGGCACGAGCGGGCCGCCGACTGGCTCGACGCGCTGTCGCACTCCCGCGACACGGACCTGGCCGAGGTGCTCGCCCACCACCGTTGGGCGGCGCACGAGATCGCCCGTTCGCTGGGCATGCAGGTGCGGCGCTACGCCGGCCCGGCACGGCAGGCGCTGCACCGAGCGGCCCGACGGGCGTACGCGCTGCACGGGTTGGACGCGGCGGCCAGCCACGCGGGCCGGGCACTCGGCCTGGCCGACGACAGCGACCCGGTGGGCCGACTCCAGTTGGAGCTGTTGAGCACGGAGATCTCGTTCTACCGGGACGGCAACGCGTTCCTCTCCGGGGGCGGCGCGGAGCAGGTGCACACGCTCGCCGACCGGCTGCTGTCGCACGGCGACAACGCCTGTGCCGCCCGGGCGTGGACGCTGCTCGGCCAGGCCGCCTGGCTGCGGGCCGACAGCAGCGACGCGTTGGCCTGCCTGGACCGCGCGGTGGAGTTGTTCGAGCCACTACCGGACACCCCGCAGAAGGCGGACGCGTACGCCGAGGTGGGCCGGCTGCACATGCTCAACTACGAGCGGGACCCGGCCGTCGCGGCGGCGGACACGGCGGCGGAGATCGCCGAGCGGTTGGGCCTGACCGAGACCCGCACCAACGCCCGGATCACCGCGGCCACCGCCCGCTACCAGTCCGGGGACCGGGTCGGGCTGGACGAGCTGCACGCGATCGTCGAGTTCGCCCGCGCCGGTCAACTGCTGGCGCTGCCCCGGGCCACCCAGAACCTTGCCTGGGCGATCCGGGAGGAGGGCGACTGGCTGCGGTCCGACGCCCTGCTCTCGGCCGCGCCGGCGCGGACCGCCAGCGGTCAGACCCTGACGACCAGCTATTCGGCGGAGGCGATGCGCGCCTGGTTCGACGGCGACTTCGGCCGGCTCCTCGCGGCGGCGGAGGCATTCGTGGACACGCCCACCGGGAGTTGGGACATGCAGGTGCGCGGGTTGCGCTGCTGTCTGCTGGTGCTGCGCGACGACGAGGATCCGAACGACCTGACCGATGCGTTGGACACCGCGCGGCGCAGCGGGTTCCACCGGCTGCTCTGGACGATGCTGAGCATGGCCGCGTTGTGTCGGGCGTTGCAGGGGCGCGACGACGAGGCGGCGAAGCTGATCGAGGAGCTGGACGGGTGTTGGTCGGCGGTGCCGGCCCTGGCCAGCGGCGAGTGGATCGCCGCGGCCGCGTACGCCGCAGCCCTGAGCGGTCGGGACGCGGCGGTGCGGGTCCGCACGATGCTGGGCCGGGTCGGGCACCGCACGCCCTGGTCGGAGGCGGCGTTGCGGACCGTGACGGCGGCCCTGGCCGCGGCGGACGGTGACCACCGACGCTCCGCCGAGCTGCACCTGGCCGCCGCCGAGACCTACGGGCGGATCCCCGACGTCAGCGACCGGGTGTTGGCGCTCGCGCTCGCGGCGGCGGAGCTGACCCGCGCCGGCGATCCGGCGGGCGCACGGACGATCCGCGCGGAGGTACGCACCTTCGCGTTGCGCAACGACGCCCCCGGCCTGCTCGCCCTGGCCGGTCGGCCGATCAGCCCGACCGGGCCGGCGGTGGCGTGCTGA
- a CDS encoding pyridoxamine 5'-phosphate oxidase family protein, whose amino-acid sequence MSNEPTNAVEARARVTELARAARICMLTTIALDGRQVSRPMGLQEAEFDGDLWFFAHSDSAKIRQIRVNPEVNVAFSDQKHNAWVSISGTATEGFDRARAERLWNPLLKAWFPDGLETPGLTLIKVHASSAEYWDSPSSTVVNLFGYAKAAVTGQPPNAGENHEVTF is encoded by the coding sequence ATGAGCAACGAGCCGACCAACGCCGTCGAGGCCCGCGCCCGGGTCACCGAGCTGGCCCGGGCCGCACGGATCTGCATGCTCACCACGATCGCCCTGGACGGGCGACAGGTGAGCCGGCCGATGGGGCTCCAGGAGGCCGAGTTCGACGGCGACCTCTGGTTCTTCGCCCACTCCGACTCGGCCAAGATCCGTCAGATCCGGGTGAACCCGGAGGTCAACGTCGCCTTCTCCGACCAGAAGCACAACGCCTGGGTGTCGATCTCCGGGACCGCCACCGAGGGGTTCGACCGGGCCCGGGCCGAGCGGCTGTGGAACCCGCTGCTCAAGGCGTGGTTTCCCGACGGGCTGGAGACCCCCGGTCTCACGTTGATCAAGGTGCACGCCAGCTCGGCCGAGTACTGGGACTCGCCGAGCAGCACCGTGGTCAATCTCTTCGGCTACGCGAAGGCGGCGGTCACCGGTCAGCCGCCGAACGCCGGGGAGAACCACGAGGTGACCTTCTGA
- the proC gene encoding pyrroline-5-carboxylate reductase gives MSAGVHTVAVIGAGKIGELMLSGLLRSGWPVDRLLATARRPARAEELTARYGVRVVDNLTAVDEAAVLAVSVKPQDAAALLDEIGPKVPADKLVISLCAGLPTSFFNRRLPDGTPVVRVMTNTPALVDEAMTAISAGAYATGAHLALAEEMFKPLGQTIRVPESQQDAVTALSGSGPAYFYLLVEAMIDAGILLGLPRQVAHELIVQTAIGSAVMLRDSGEHPVKLREAVTSPAGTTISAIRELEKHGVRAAMLAALEAARDRARELAAQAD, from the coding sequence ATGTCAGCCGGGGTGCACACGGTCGCGGTGATCGGCGCGGGCAAGATCGGTGAGCTGATGCTCTCCGGGCTGCTGCGCTCGGGATGGCCGGTGGACCGGCTGCTGGCAACCGCCCGCAGACCGGCCCGCGCCGAGGAGCTGACCGCCCGCTACGGCGTACGGGTCGTCGACAACCTCACGGCGGTGGACGAGGCAGCGGTGCTCGCGGTCTCGGTGAAGCCACAGGACGCCGCCGCGCTGCTCGACGAGATCGGCCCCAAGGTGCCGGCCGACAAGCTCGTCATCTCGCTCTGCGCCGGCCTGCCCACCAGCTTCTTCAACCGCCGGCTGCCCGACGGCACCCCCGTGGTCCGGGTGATGACCAACACCCCGGCCCTGGTCGACGAGGCGATGACCGCGATCTCGGCCGGCGCGTACGCCACCGGGGCGCACCTGGCGTTGGCCGAGGAGATGTTCAAGCCCCTCGGCCAGACGATCCGGGTGCCCGAGTCGCAGCAGGACGCGGTCACCGCGCTCTCCGGCTCCGGCCCGGCCTACTTCTACCTCCTGGTCGAGGCCATGATCGACGCCGGCATCCTGCTCGGCCTGCCGCGGCAGGTCGCCCACGAGCTGATCGTGCAGACCGCGATCGGTTCCGCGGTGATGCTGCGTGACTCGGGCGAGCACCCGGTCAAGCTGCGCGAGGCGGTCACCTCACCGGCCGGCACCACCATCTCCGCGATCCGCGAGTTGGAGAAGCACGGCGTAC
- a CDS encoding alpha/beta hydrolase yields the protein MRGREWSRPVRPARREVLSALPELEQGRPPLLFVPGFGHGAWAFAEHWLGHAASRGFPAYAVSLRGHGGSEPAPDATLRAYAHDVVQVAASLPRQAVLVGHGAGALVVAHALARYPARGAVLVAPVFGGWGVLGAALRRNPAGTLPAVFGGPLRLNRAQLFSRELPDEEARRHVGRLGRAGRRAQWALLGEPEAEPAVGSPPVLVLGSPDDRVLPASTLTRVARRYGSAPLLFPGMGHDLMLDARWAEPIDAILDWLEKEPAAAH from the coding sequence ATGCGAGGCCGGGAGTGGTCGCGCCCGGTCCGGCCGGCGCGGCGGGAGGTGCTCAGCGCCCTTCCCGAGCTGGAGCAGGGGCGGCCGCCGCTGCTCTTCGTACCCGGGTTCGGGCACGGCGCGTGGGCGTTCGCCGAGCACTGGTTGGGTCACGCCGCGTCGCGGGGCTTCCCGGCGTACGCGGTGAGCCTGCGGGGGCACGGTGGCAGCGAGCCGGCGCCGGACGCGACGCTGCGGGCGTACGCCCATGATGTGGTCCAGGTGGCCGCGAGCCTGCCGCGGCAGGCGGTGCTGGTGGGGCACGGCGCCGGGGCCTTGGTGGTGGCGCACGCGTTGGCCCGCTACCCGGCGCGGGGCGCGGTGCTGGTGGCACCCGTCTTCGGTGGTTGGGGAGTGCTGGGTGCGGCGCTGCGCCGGAACCCGGCGGGCACGCTGCCGGCGGTGTTCGGCGGACCGCTGCGGCTCAACCGCGCTCAGTTGTTCAGCCGTGAGTTGCCCGACGAGGAGGCCCGACGGCACGTCGGACGTCTCGGTCGGGCGGGCCGCCGGGCGCAGTGGGCGCTGCTGGGCGAGCCGGAGGCCGAGCCGGCCGTGGGCTCGCCTCCGGTGCTGGTGCTGGGCAGCCCGGACGACCGGGTGCTGCCGGCGTCGACGTTGACCCGGGTGGCCCGCCGGTACGGTTCGGCCCCGCTGCTCTTCCCCGGGATGGGCCACGACCTGATGCTGGACGCGCGGTGGGCGGAGCCGATCGACGCGATCCTGGACTGGCTGGAGAAGGAGCCCGCGGCGGCACACTGA